The following proteins come from a genomic window of Frankia casuarinae:
- the htpG gene encoding molecular chaperone HtpG, translated as MSTRVETLEFQAEARQLLQLMVHSIYSNKDIFLRELISNASDALDKLRIASLVKDGPRVDSADLRIEIEADVNARTLTVRDNGIGMSRDEVVGLIGTIAKSGTAELLRKLRESEDGAASSDLIGQFGVGFYSTFMVADKVTLLTGKAGESGGTRWESDGAGTYVIETVDDAPRGTAVTVHLKPEDSEDRLYDYTDENKIREIVKRYSDFIAWPIRLVSAPAAKDRDSNDDGTAESGAGAENAGDRPLNSMKALWARPQSEVDKAEYDQFYQHLSHDWTGPLEVIHMKGEGTFEYEALLFIPSRAPLDLFTRDARRGVQLYVKRVFIMDDCAELLPNYLRFVRGVVDTHDLSLNISREILQQDRRIQLVRRRLVKKILASIRALQENDAERYRTLWKEFGAALKEGLLEDADNQDAILGLVSVDSTHDADRPTTLREYIERMKDAQNEIYYLTGDSRGMIENSPHMEAFRAKGYEVLILTDPVDEVWVERVAEFDGKPLKSIAKGEVDLDTDDEKKSSEAEREQLRKDFAALLPWLAAKLEDDVKEVRLSSRLTTSPACLVGDTFDMTPALEKMYRAMGHEMPRPKRILELNPTHALVMGLRAAHERDADSAALGDTAELLYGMALLAEGGELRDPARFTRLLAERLAEAL; from the coding sequence GTGAGCACCCGGGTCGAGACGCTGGAGTTTCAGGCCGAGGCGCGTCAGCTTCTGCAGCTGATGGTCCATTCGATCTACTCGAACAAGGACATCTTCCTGCGGGAGCTGATCTCTAACGCGTCCGATGCCCTGGACAAGCTGCGCATCGCGTCGTTGGTCAAGGACGGCCCGCGGGTCGACAGCGCCGACCTGCGCATCGAGATCGAGGCCGACGTCAACGCTCGCACTCTGACCGTCCGCGACAACGGCATCGGGATGTCCCGCGACGAGGTCGTCGGGCTCATCGGCACCATCGCGAAGTCCGGCACGGCCGAGCTGCTGCGCAAGCTGCGGGAATCCGAGGACGGCGCGGCGTCATCCGATCTGATCGGGCAGTTCGGCGTCGGCTTCTACTCCACCTTCATGGTGGCCGACAAGGTCACCCTGCTGACTGGGAAGGCCGGTGAGAGCGGCGGCACCCGGTGGGAGTCCGACGGCGCGGGCACCTACGTCATCGAGACGGTGGACGACGCGCCGCGGGGAACCGCGGTCACGGTCCACCTGAAGCCCGAGGACAGCGAGGACCGTCTCTACGACTACACCGACGAGAACAAGATCCGGGAGATCGTCAAGCGGTACTCCGACTTCATCGCCTGGCCCATCCGGCTGGTGTCGGCCCCCGCCGCGAAGGACCGAGACTCGAACGACGACGGGACAGCCGAGTCCGGCGCCGGCGCCGAGAATGCCGGCGACCGGCCGCTCAACTCGATGAAGGCGCTGTGGGCCCGGCCGCAGAGCGAGGTCGACAAGGCCGAGTACGACCAGTTCTACCAGCACCTCAGCCATGACTGGACCGGCCCGCTCGAGGTCATCCACATGAAGGGCGAGGGGACGTTCGAGTACGAGGCCCTGTTGTTCATCCCGTCGCGAGCGCCGCTCGACCTGTTCACCCGGGATGCACGCCGCGGCGTCCAGCTGTATGTGAAGCGCGTGTTCATCATGGATGACTGTGCGGAGCTCCTGCCGAACTATCTGCGCTTCGTCCGGGGCGTCGTCGACACGCACGACCTGTCGCTCAACATCTCCCGAGAGATCCTCCAGCAGGACCGCCGGATCCAACTTGTGCGGCGCCGGCTGGTCAAGAAGATACTGGCCTCCATCAGGGCTCTTCAGGAGAACGACGCCGAGCGCTACCGCACGCTGTGGAAGGAGTTCGGCGCCGCCCTCAAGGAGGGCCTCCTCGAGGATGCCGACAACCAGGATGCGATCCTCGGCCTCGTCTCGGTGGACTCGACGCACGACGCCGATCGGCCGACCACGCTGCGCGAGTACATCGAGCGTATGAAGGACGCCCAGAACGAGATCTACTACCTGACCGGCGATTCGCGCGGAATGATCGAGAACTCGCCGCACATGGAGGCGTTCCGGGCCAAGGGCTACGAGGTCCTGATCCTGACCGACCCGGTTGACGAGGTCTGGGTCGAACGGGTGGCGGAGTTCGACGGCAAGCCGCTGAAGTCGATCGCGAAGGGCGAAGTCGACCTCGACACCGACGACGAGAAGAAGAGCAGCGAGGCCGAGCGGGAACAGCTGCGCAAGGACTTCGCCGCCCTACTGCCCTGGCTGGCGGCCAAGCTTGAGGACGACGTCAAGGAGGTCCGGCTGTCCAGCCGCCTCACCACGTCGCCGGCCTGCCTCGTCGGCGACACGTTCGACATGACGCCCGCGCTGGAGAAGATGTACCGGGCGATGGGGCACGAGATGCCACGCCCCAAGCGCATCCTCGAACTCAACCCGACGCACGCGCTGGTCATGGGCCTGCGCGCCGCACACGAACGGGACGCGGATTCCGCCGCCCTCGGCGACACCGCGGAGCTGCTGTACGGCATGGCGCTGCTCGCCGAAGGCGGAGAACTGCGCGATCCCGCGCGATTCACCCGCCTCCTCGCCGAACGCCTGGCGGAGGCGCTGTAG
- a CDS encoding ABC transporter permease, protein MNELILPDGVIADGRTEAGPRGSGGRRWIPPEVRRFTGPALLFAAWWTVTGFGLVSDQSLASPAAVFGAGRELWNSGELLDSLGISLYRCGVGLILGVTIGLTLAVIAGFFRAGQDVVDSAMNFLRTIPVIALLPLIIVWIGIGEEAKIFLITVGVSFPIYMNTYSAIRGVDIKLVEAGQTFGLGRFGLIRRVIVPGALPGFLVGLRWALGVAWLLLVFAEQVNTDKGIGYLLNSAQSWNRTDIMVLCLVIYGILGLVSDGMVRILERTLLSWRRGFDGT, encoded by the coding sequence GTGAACGAACTCATCTTACCCGACGGCGTCATCGCTGACGGCCGGACCGAGGCCGGGCCGCGCGGCTCCGGCGGGCGCCGGTGGATTCCGCCGGAGGTCCGCCGGTTCACCGGTCCCGCGCTGTTGTTCGCCGCCTGGTGGACGGTCACGGGATTCGGCCTCGTCAGCGACCAGTCCTTGGCCTCCCCGGCCGCGGTGTTCGGCGCGGGACGGGAGCTGTGGAACAGCGGCGAGCTGCTGGACAGCCTCGGCATCTCGCTCTACCGGTGCGGGGTCGGCCTGATCCTCGGAGTCACCATCGGGCTGACTCTCGCGGTGATCGCCGGTTTCTTCCGCGCCGGCCAGGACGTCGTCGACTCCGCGATGAACTTCCTACGGACGATCCCCGTCATCGCGTTGCTGCCGCTCATCATCGTATGGATCGGCATCGGCGAGGAAGCAAAAATATTCCTGATTACCGTGGGGGTCTCCTTCCCCATCTATATGAACACCTACTCCGCCATCCGCGGGGTCGACATCAAACTGGTGGAGGCCGGCCAGACCTTCGGCCTCGGCCGGTTCGGGCTCATCCGGCGAGTCATCGTTCCCGGCGCGCTCCCGGGCTTCCTCGTCGGTCTGCGCTGGGCTCTGGGAGTCGCCTGGCTACTGCTGGTCTTCGCCGAGCAGGTCAACACCGACAAGGGCATCGGCTACCTGCTCAACAGCGCGCAGTCCTGGAATCGGACCGACATCATGGTCCTCTGCCTGGTCATCTACGGAATCCTGGGACTCGTCAGCGACGGAATGGTCCGCATCCTGGAAAGGACGCTGCTGTCATGGCGCCGCGGCTTCGACGGAACCTGA
- a CDS encoding type II toxin-antitoxin system VapB family antitoxin yields MVDGALTVLNIKNEEAQRLSRELAELTGETVTTAVLVAVRERLERMRADRDEGEQRAARIVALGRQTAAAVPPPGLSIEDLYDEHGLPA; encoded by the coding sequence ATGGTGGACGGAGCCTTGACGGTGTTGAACATCAAAAATGAGGAAGCCCAGCGTCTGAGCCGCGAGCTTGCGGAGCTGACGGGGGAGACCGTCACGACGGCCGTGCTCGTCGCTGTCCGGGAACGCCTGGAGCGGATGCGCGCCGACCGCGACGAAGGTGAGCAGCGAGCGGCCCGCATCGTTGCCCTGGGTCGTCAGACAGCGGCCGCGGTGCCCCCGCCCGGCCTGAGCATCGAGGATCTCTACGATGAGCATGGGTTGCCAGCGTGA
- a CDS encoding RNA polymerase sigma factor: MNEALLRSLTPSVLGILVRRGADFAAAEDAMQDALVEAVRVWPADPPRDPKGWLVTVAWRRFLDATRADAARRRREDLVNEEPAPGPAPTVDDTLQLYFLCAHPSLTPSSAVALTLRAVGGLTTRQIAQAYLVPEATMAQRISRAKRTISGVRFGQPGDVATVLRVLYLVFNEGYSGDVDLAAESIRLTRQLAAAVDHPEVAGLLALMLLHHARRVTRTAPNGSLVPLAEQDRSRWDTELIAEGVKILQAALARDRLGEFQAQAAIAALHADAPTAEETDWVQIVEWYDELARLTDSPVVRLNRAVAVGEADGPRAGLAALAALNDSLPRHAAVAAYLHERDGDLATAARLYAEAAHKAPNLAERDYLTRQAARLNARRCR; this comes from the coding sequence ATAAACGAGGCCCTGCTCCGGAGCCTCACCCCGAGCGTGCTAGGGATCCTCGTCCGCCGCGGAGCCGACTTCGCGGCGGCCGAGGACGCCATGCAGGACGCGCTGGTCGAGGCGGTCCGCGTCTGGCCGGCCGACCCGCCGCGGGACCCGAAGGGCTGGCTGGTCACCGTGGCCTGGCGCCGGTTCCTCGACGCGACCCGGGCGGACGCCGCCCGCCGCCGGCGTGAGGACCTCGTCAACGAGGAGCCGGCGCCCGGGCCCGCGCCCACGGTGGACGACACGCTCCAGCTCTACTTCCTGTGCGCCCACCCCTCGCTGACGCCGTCGTCCGCGGTCGCGCTCACGCTGCGCGCCGTCGGCGGGCTGACCACCCGCCAGATCGCCCAGGCCTACCTGGTGCCCGAGGCGACCATGGCGCAGCGCATCAGCCGTGCCAAGCGCACCATCTCCGGCGTGCGGTTCGGCCAGCCCGGCGACGTCGCCACCGTGCTGCGCGTCCTCTACTTGGTCTTCAACGAGGGCTACTCCGGCGACGTCGACCTTGCCGCCGAGTCCATCCGGCTCACCCGGCAGCTCGCGGCCGCGGTCGACCATCCCGAGGTGGCGGGGCTGCTCGCCCTCATGCTGCTCCACCACGCCCGGCGCGTCACCCGGACCGCGCCCAACGGCAGCCTGGTGCCGCTCGCCGAGCAGGACCGCAGCCGGTGGGACACTGAGCTGATCGCCGAGGGCGTCAAGATCCTGCAGGCGGCCCTCGCCCGCGACCGGCTGGGCGAGTTCCAGGCCCAGGCCGCCATCGCGGCACTCCACGCTGACGCGCCCACCGCCGAGGAGACTGACTGGGTCCAGATCGTCGAGTGGTACGACGAGCTCGCGCGTCTGACCGACAGCCCGGTCGTCCGGCTCAACCGCGCAGTGGCCGTCGGCGAGGCCGACGGACCGCGCGCCGGGCTGGCGGCGCTCGCGGCGCTGAACGACTCACTGCCCCGCCACGCCGCGGTGGCGGCGTACCTCCACGAGCGCGACGGCGACCTGGCGACGGCGGCACGGCTGTACGCCGAGGCGGCCCACAAGGCACCCAACCTCGCCGAGCGCGATTACCTGACGCGCCAGGCCGCCCGGCTCAACGCCCGCCGGTGTCGCTGA
- a CDS encoding YciI family protein, with protein sequence MAKYLLLKHYRGAPAPVNNVPMDQWTPEEISAHMQYMHDFAARLEGTGEFVDGQALAPEGTFVRYDGEGRPPVTDGPFAETKDLIAGWMVIDVDSYERAIELAGDLSAAPGAGGKPIHEWLEVRPFLTSPPTITE encoded by the coding sequence ATGGCTAAGTACTTGCTGCTCAAGCACTACCGCGGCGCTCCGGCTCCGGTCAACAACGTGCCCATGGACCAGTGGACCCCGGAGGAGATCTCGGCGCATATGCAGTACATGCACGACTTCGCGGCCCGGCTCGAGGGGACCGGCGAGTTCGTCGATGGCCAGGCGCTTGCCCCCGAGGGGACGTTCGTCCGGTACGACGGTGAGGGGCGCCCACCGGTCACCGACGGCCCGTTCGCCGAGACCAAGGATCTCATCGCCGGCTGGATGGTGATCGACGTCGACAGCTACGAGCGCGCCATCGAGCTGGCCGGGGACCTGTCGGCCGCCCCTGGGGCGGGCGGGAAGCCGATCCACGAGTGGCTCGAGGTGCGCCCGTTCCTGACCTCACCGCCCACCATCACAGAGTGA
- a CDS encoding ABC transporter ATP-binding protein, with amino-acid sequence MAPRLRRNLSTDTDTNTTAAATAVATLERPATADAQHTADAQHTADAQHTADAQHTAETAETRGADGAAIRIRGLRRTFGNHTVLDGLDLTVASGEFVALLGRSGSGKSTLIRILGGFDGGISGEVLATRQRSVVFQEARLLPWTRTLANVTIGLSGRDVAERGRVALAEVGLAGRERSWPVALSGGEAQRVALARALVREPDLVMLDEPFGALDALTRIRMHALLQQLCRRHRPAVLFVTHDVDEAILLADRVLVLTEGRLSLDVPVDVASPRRRTDPAFDRLRSTLLAELGVDELAEGDH; translated from the coding sequence ATGGCGCCGCGGCTTCGACGGAACCTGAGCACCGACACCGACACCAACACCACGGCGGCGGCCACGGCCGTCGCCACCCTGGAGCGCCCGGCCACCGCCGACGCTCAGCACACCGCCGACGCTCAGCACACCGCCGACGCTCAGCACACCGCCGACGCTCAGCACACCGCCGAAACCGCCGAAACCCGCGGTGCCGACGGCGCCGCCATCCGGATCCGCGGCCTGCGTCGCACCTTCGGGAATCACACGGTCCTCGACGGCCTCGACCTCACGGTCGCCTCCGGGGAGTTCGTCGCCCTGCTGGGCCGCAGCGGGTCAGGGAAGAGCACGCTGATCCGCATCCTCGGCGGCTTCGACGGCGGCATCTCCGGCGAGGTTCTGGCCACCCGGCAGCGTTCGGTCGTCTTCCAGGAGGCCCGGCTGCTTCCATGGACGCGGACCCTGGCCAACGTGACGATCGGTCTGTCCGGCCGCGACGTCGCCGAACGCGGACGGGTGGCGCTCGCAGAGGTCGGGCTGGCCGGGCGGGAACGGTCCTGGCCGGTGGCGCTGTCCGGCGGTGAGGCACAGCGGGTCGCGCTCGCCCGGGCGCTGGTTCGGGAGCCGGACCTTGTCATGCTCGACGAACCGTTCGGGGCCCTCGACGCCCTGACCCGGATCAGGATGCACGCCCTGCTCCAGCAGCTGTGCCGTCGCCACCGGCCGGCGGTACTGTTCGTCACGCACGACGTTGACGAGGCGATCCTGCTCGCGGACCGGGTGCTTGTCCTCACCGAGGGACGGCTCTCCCTCGACGTTCCAGTCGATGTGGCGTCCCCTCGGCGACGGACCGACCCCGCCTTCGACCGGCTGCGTTCCACGCTGCTGGCCGAGCTCGGCGTCGACGAACTCGCCGAAGGCGATCATTGA